In Chanodichthys erythropterus isolate Z2021 chromosome 11, ASM2448905v1, whole genome shotgun sequence, a single window of DNA contains:
- the lyve1a gene encoding lymphatic vessel endothelial hyaluronic acid receptor 1a: MARVRMMKMMMLLLSSLFMSSLSFDIQLVKVHPKQAISGVTEVSIGDKYALNASAARDLCERLGLTIASKAQVTEAQKHGLETCRFGWTDEQIAVVPRVQVKQNCGNGKTGVVVWRAKPGSQFDVFCFNSTDFEAQNQAAITIDQRTTRKPITTHSSVFPTAQAGVHPRKTPFSKQPSSSSPLSSLSSSPPSRSPSVNHMDKGWKHLPMSGTPMNAVPAALLITVTFAVMLAVFLTIYYFKTNRPCRTRCDGEQQKECIETEVWEDCSKKDQQKPQDEHVEENEEENSSSSTEQD, from the exons AGAGTaaggatgatgaagatgatgatgttgCTTCTCAGTAGTTTGTTCATGTCTAGTCTATCTTTTGACATCCAATTAGTAAAAG TGCACCCTAAACAAGCCATCTCCGGTGTTACTGAAGTCTCCATTGGAGATAAATATGCCTTAAATGCATCTGCAGCCAGAGATCTTTGTGAGCGTCTTGGTTTGACTATTGCAAGCAAAGCGCAGGTGACAGAGGCCCAGAAACACGGTCTGGAGACATGCAG GTTCGGGTGGACAGACGAGCAAATCGCTGTTGTTCCCCGAGTTCAGGTTAAACAGAACTGTGGCAATGGCAAGACTGGGGTTGTTGTGTGGCGGGCGAAACCCGGATCACAATTTGATGTGTTTTGCTTCAATTCAACAG ATTTTGAAGCACAAAACCAGGCTGCAATAACGATTGACCAAAGGACAACAAGAAAGCCAATCACAACACATTCATCTGTTTTCCCCACTGCTCAAGCCGGAGTTCATCCGAGGAAAACCCCATTTTCTAAACAACCTTCCTCATCATCTCCCCTCAGTTCCCTTTCTTCCTCGCCTCCTTCTCGCAGTCCCTCCGTTAACCACATGGATAAAGGCTGGAAACATCTGCCTATGAGCGGCACCCCAATGAATG CTGTTCCAGCTGCCTTGCTGATCACAGTGACCTTTGCAGTCATGCTTGCAGTATTTCtaacaatttactatttcaaaAC GAACAGACCCTGCAGGACGCGGTGTGACGGCGAGCAGCAGAAGGAGTGCATTGAGACGGAGGTTTGGGAGGACTGTAGTAAGAAAGACCAGCAGAAACCACAGGACGAGCATGTGGAGGAGAACGAGGAAGAAAACAGCAGTAGCTCTACAGAACAAGACTGA